The following DNA comes from Chloroflexota bacterium.
GCCCGGCCGGTTTACCCGGCAGGCACCGGGCCGTCATGTAGCGCCGGCCGTGGCCTACGGCTTCAGGGCGTCTCGAAGCCCACTATTCGGACCTGGACCTCGCCCTCCGGCCGGCCGCTGAACCCGAGGACCAATTCGACCTGGCTGTCGGCCGCGAGGACGTCGACAGTGAGTTCGCTCGATTCCTCCTTGCCGGCGACGGTCGCGGTCCCCTCGACGACGATAGAGACCGCCGCCCTGCCGCCCTCGTTGCGCACGATCAGCGGGACGAGCCAGCCGCCGTCCGGTCCGTCTGCCCCCTCCGCAGCGGTGACCTCGGCGCGGATCACGGCCGGCCCGCTTTTCGTGAGCCCCGAGACGAGCAGATAGCCCACGAGCGCGACCACCACGGCGACGCTGATGACGAGGATCGCCCACTCGAGCCAGTTGCGCTTCATGCCGAGGACTCCTCCCTCTCCGCAGACTCGCCGCCAACCAGCAGTCGACCAGCGGCCGAGCCGAAGGATGCCATCGTCCCGAGCATCACCACGTGCCCGGCGATGGCGCGCAGCCCCAGACCGTCAGTCAGCCCGAACGAAAAGATGAGCACGAGCGACACGAGCAGGGCGATCACATAGGAAGCAACGGTCTCACCCACCGGTCCGTCGATCGGCCCGCGGCCGCGAGAACCCGATCTCGATCCGCCGCGCCCTCCCGGCAGTTCCACGACGAACACGATGACGAGGCTGATGACGAGGCTCGCGACGATGGCCAGGAGAAGCAGTAGGACGTCGGCCTCCGAGCCCAGGACCCGGACCTCGTCGGTGGGGGCCACGGTGAGCGCGAAGTAGAGTGCGCCGCCCGCCGCCACGAACAACCGGCCTATCGGCCCGACAGGCTCTCGACCGCCGCCCTCCTCCGGCTCGCTGAGCACTGTAGCGGCGAGGGCCGTCCCGAACGCGACCGGGATCGACAGCAGGCCGATCCGGCCGACGAACGTCGGCAGGCCGAGCTCGGGC
Coding sequences within:
- a CDS encoding DUF2391 family protein, with the protein product MARSRKGSSAGAGDNHARDGRSVDKTARDHLRAAVGGLFVGLPLLWTMEMWEHSATQPPLKLLSLFGLAFAIVVGFNAVSGFRRERTWVGLLVEAVQGMGLSIVVAAAMLYVLGRLEPELGLPTFVGRIGLLSIPVAFGTALAATVLSEPEEGGGREPVGPIGRLFVAAGGALYFALTVAPTDEVRVLGSEADVLLLLLAIVASLVISLVIVFVVELPGGRGGSRSGSRGRGPIDGPVGETVASYVIALLVSLVLIFSFGLTDGLGLRAIAGHVVMLGTMASFGSAAGRLLVGGESAEREESSA